Sequence from the Fulvivirga ligni genome:
GTAGCCAGTGAAATTGCCAGATTAATCGAAAAGAAAAATCAAATGGGCAAACCCGCTGTATTAGGTTTGGCTACAGGATCATCACCGGTAAATATCTATAAGGAGCTAATCCGGCTTCATAAAGAAGAAGGACTCAGTTTCCAAAATGTAGTTACCTTCAATTTAGACGAATATTATCCGATGGACCCCGAATCGCTTCAAAGCTATGTTCGTTTTATGAATGAAAACCTTTTTAATCATATTGATATTCCCAAGCAAAATATTCATATTCCGGATGGCTCTATTACTTTAGAAGAGGTGAAGAGATATTGCGTAGAATACGAAGAGAAAATAGACACTTTAGGTGGTATTGATATTCAATTATTGGGAATAGGCCGAACAGGACATATTGGTTTTAACGAACCAGGTTCATCTTTTTCCTCCTCTACCAGGATGGTCAAGTTAGACCCTCTTACCATATCTGATGCTGCTAAAGATTTTATCAAGGAAGAGTTTGTACCGTTACGTGCAATTACTATGGGTGTTGGAACAATAATGCAGGCTAAAAAAATCATTTTAGTCGCTTGGGGATCAGGAAAAGCGCCTATTGTTCAGAAAATGGTTGAAGGTCAAATTACTGATGATGTGCCCGCCTCATTCTTACAGACTCATAGCAAAGTACAGGTAGTGTTAGACGAAAGTGCTGCTGCTAACCTGGCGCGGTATAAAACACCATGGGTTGTGGGTCTCGCCAACTGGGATCAAAAGCTAACCAGAAGAGCCGTAACATGGCTTAGCAAGAAAATGGAAAAGCCTATATTAAAGCTTACTGATGAGGATTACAAAGAAGCAGGATTAATGGACCTGCTGGTTCAGTCTGGTAGCGCTTACGACCTTAACATAAAAGTATTTGACCAAATACAAAAAACTATTACAGGTTGGCCTGGTGGCAAGCCTAATTCTGACGACAAAAAAAGACCTGAAAGAAGTGAACCGGCCATAAAGAGATCAATTATATTTAGTCCACACCCTGATGATGATGTTATATCTATGGGAGGAACATTACTAAGATTGGTCGATCAAGGGCATGATGTTCATGTTGCCTACCAGACTTCCGGAAACATTGCAGTATTTGATGATGATGCTTTAAGGTTTGCATCATTTACAGAGGAGATTCTTAAATCATTAGGTATTTCGTCTGACTTCCCAGAGCAATTATCTGATTTAAAGAGCTTCTTAGACACAAAGAAATTAGGTGAAGAGGACACTCCATTAGTAAAGACCATTAAGGGGCTCATTAGAAAAGGAGAAGCCGAGGCCGGATGTAGGTTTTGCGGTGTGAAGGAGGAGAATGTTCATTTTTTAAACTTGCCATTTTATGAAACGGGACAGGTAAAAAAGAGGCCCATAGGTGAAGAAGATATTCAAATCATAGTAAATATTTTACAGGAAGTAAGGCCACACCAAATCTTCGCTGCCGGCGATCTCCAAGATCCACATGGCACCCATGCAGTATGCCTACAGGCTATTTATAAGGCATTGGAAATACTTAAAGAACAAGGGGAAGAGTGGCTTGAAGACTGTTATGTTTGGCTATATCGGGGAGCTTGGCAGGAATGGGATATCGAAGATATAGAGATGGCCATCCCAATTAGTCCAGGAGAATTAATGAGAAAAAGAAAAGCCATATTCAAGCATCAGTCACAAAAGGATTCTCCCGTATTTCCTGGAGATGACAAGCGTGAGTTTTGGCAACGTGCGGAAGACAGAAATAGAACAACCGCACGTTTATACGATAAACTAGGACTAACCGAATACGAGGCTATAGAAGCTTTTGTTCGGCACCATTTCTAGTGTTTAGGTAAGTAGTTTGATTAGGACAGAAAGTGGCTGCCTTATGGTGAGACAGAGGCGGCCCTTTCTAATTTCAATAATATTAAGGATTCACTGAAGTTTAACTATATGAATACCTTACAAGGAAAAGTATATAAGGAAAAGTATATATAGTACTGAGAGCTTTAAGATTACTAAAACAGCTACTTTTACAAAGTAAATTAATGTAAAATACCTTGGTGATTAGAAAGATTTTCCTTGATCTGAATATTCATTTCACACACTGCAGCAGCACCCATAATAGCCACTTCATTCATTTCAGATTTCTCAACAACGAGATTATCAATAACTCTTTTATAAGGAAAGGTGTGTAAGACATCCCACATTGATTCCTCAAAAAGAGGATATGCATCTTTAATTGAGCCTCCGATAAAAATTGCCTCCGGTGCCACTACATGAAGTAAATATTTTAACAAATGTCCAAGATGTAAACCATACTGTTTAAAAATACCGCGGCTAATCTCATGACCTTCCATCGCTTTTTGAAAGACAGTTTTCCCATCCAAACCAAATTCTTTTTTGAAGAATTTGCCACTACAATAATGTTCATAATTATGAAGCATATAAGGGATTGCTCCTACCTCTCCTGCTGCTGACATAATCCCAGTATGCAGCTGACCATTAAATACGAACCCCACACCAAGACCTGTTCCCAATGCTAATCCTGCTATACTTTTATATCGGGCGCCACCACCATATATTTTTTCACCTACGGCAAAACAATTAGCATCATTTGCTAAATAAACATCCACTTTGAATCGCGCCTGCACTGCATCGGACAAATAAACCTCATTCCAAGAGGGTATATTTATTAAGTCATATATAATACCGTTACCAGCATCTAAAAGCCCAGGAACACCTATGCCTACACCTTCAATAGTATAGCCTTCTGATATTTCTTCTATACCGTCAAGTAAAACATTGATGATGACTTGCTTCGATTCCATGGCTGGCGTGTCCAATTGCATTTTCTTAACCAATTGTCCTTCTTGGATCACCCCTATACTGATAGTTGTGCCTCCAATATCGACACCAATGACGGCCTTATTTGACATATTATTATTTTCTTATGTTAGTATTAATATGATATATATACCACAGCATTCACTAAATACTCTTTTGCAATTACAATAATAATTAATTTTTATTGTGTGCGCACACAGAACAAATCTTAATTAGAATTTATTACCTGTATTCCAATTATTTCAATCCTATTTTATGTCCTCTGATTGCAAAATAGCAAATGTAGGCATAACAAGGTAAGAGCATGAGGTAAGCCGATCGGCCATCCCAAACATGAGCTAGCCTACCATATATTAACGGCAATATGGCTCCACCTGAAATAGCCATTATCAGTAATGCGGAACCTTTAGGTGCGTACTTTCCCAAGTTGAAAATAGATAACGGAAAAATTGCCGGCCACATTAATGAGTTAGCTAATCCCAAAAGAGCAATAAAGGCTACCGATACAAACCCATTGGTCAAAATTGCTCCTATTGTAAACAACATGCCCAATAGCGCACAAATAGTTAGTGCCTTAGCTTGGGAGATG
This genomic interval carries:
- the nagB gene encoding glucosamine-6-phosphate deaminase; the encoded protein is MPALNYSETSLEKIPVTVFNDNLEGSRIVASEIARLIEKKNQMGKPAVLGLATGSSPVNIYKELIRLHKEEGLSFQNVVTFNLDEYYPMDPESLQSYVRFMNENLFNHIDIPKQNIHIPDGSITLEEVKRYCVEYEEKIDTLGGIDIQLLGIGRTGHIGFNEPGSSFSSSTRMVKLDPLTISDAAKDFIKEEFVPLRAITMGVGTIMQAKKIILVAWGSGKAPIVQKMVEGQITDDVPASFLQTHSKVQVVLDESAAANLARYKTPWVVGLANWDQKLTRRAVTWLSKKMEKPILKLTDEDYKEAGLMDLLVQSGSAYDLNIKVFDQIQKTITGWPGGKPNSDDKKRPERSEPAIKRSIIFSPHPDDDVISMGGTLLRLVDQGHDVHVAYQTSGNIAVFDDDALRFASFTEEILKSLGISSDFPEQLSDLKSFLDTKKLGEEDTPLVKTIKGLIRKGEAEAGCRFCGVKEENVHFLNLPFYETGQVKKRPIGEEDIQIIVNILQEVRPHQIFAAGDLQDPHGTHAVCLQAIYKALEILKEQGEEWLEDCYVWLYRGAWQEWDIEDIEMAIPISPGELMRKRKAIFKHQSQKDSPVFPGDDKREFWQRAEDRNRTTARLYDKLGLTEYEAIEAFVRHHF
- a CDS encoding ROK family protein, producing the protein MSNKAVIGVDIGGTTISIGVIQEGQLVKKMQLDTPAMESKQVIINVLLDGIEEISEGYTIEGVGIGVPGLLDAGNGIIYDLINIPSWNEVYLSDAVQARFKVDVYLANDANCFAVGEKIYGGGARYKSIAGLALGTGLGVGFVFNGQLHTGIMSAAGEVGAIPYMLHNYEHYCSGKFFKKEFGLDGKTVFQKAMEGHEISRGIFKQYGLHLGHLLKYLLHVVAPEAIFIGGSIKDAYPLFEESMWDVLHTFPYKRVIDNLVVEKSEMNEVAIMGAAAVCEMNIQIKENLSNHQGILH